In one Hydrogenispora ethanolica genomic region, the following are encoded:
- the recQ gene encoding DNA helicase RecQ produces the protein MLEQAKLTLKKYYGYDSFRPGQESIIASILSGKDTFVIMPTGAGKSLCFQIPALQLPGITLVISPLISLMKDQVDALGTLGIAAAYINSSLSYSEVRKRVAETRAGRYKLLYVAPERLQLESFRQLLTTLPVSMVAIDEAHCVSQWGHDFRPAYLAIGPFLQELGQRPVVAAFTATATPEIKQDIVRQLGLADPRIFVTGFNRENLHLAVRTLRGKEKRQFILEYVTARAEQAGIIYTATRKETEELCNFLNENGLTAGKYHAGMADAERKRNQENFIYDNLRLMVATNAFGMGIDKSNVRFVIHYNMPKNIEAYYQEAGRAGRDGEPAECILLFGAQDIVLQKFLIEQSVPHPERRKYEMAKLQSMVEYCQTSRCLRHFILNYFGESDAPEECGTCSNCGNEREVQDVTAAAHTILSCLIDLRERFGVRTLVEVLSGSRGKKVRDNHFERLPRFGALAQQYPQSEIQGLVGWLVTEGYLRQSDGQYPVLKLTDSGRKVLEEQVRLERIVPKQVPLQANSVGDDSLFQILRRLRRTIAERENLPPYLIFSDSTLRELCQRRPNTRSKMLAVKGVGEFKFNKYGAEFLEAIRAYLNEIPPEAEWTPNRGGAAETAAPPPAARAAGAPSHLITFEMHRQGDAMDKIAQVRNLKLLTVQEHLLRCAGEGMTIDWSCLIPEEYEALILSKIDEVGPRYLRPIKERLPEEIDYLMIKAVLLKHKARWESELS, from the coding sequence ATGCTCGAACAAGCCAAACTCACTTTGAAGAAATATTACGGATATGATTCATTCCGTCCGGGGCAGGAGTCGATCATTGCCAGCATTCTGAGCGGCAAGGATACGTTCGTCATCATGCCGACCGGCGCGGGCAAATCGCTCTGTTTTCAGATTCCCGCCTTGCAACTGCCCGGAATCACGCTGGTGATTTCACCGTTGATTTCGTTGATGAAGGACCAGGTCGATGCCTTGGGCACCTTGGGAATTGCCGCGGCTTATATCAATAGCTCCCTGAGCTATAGCGAGGTTCGCAAACGCGTGGCCGAGACCCGCGCCGGCCGCTACAAGCTGCTCTATGTCGCGCCCGAGCGCTTGCAGCTCGAGTCCTTCCGGCAACTGCTGACGACGCTGCCCGTGTCCATGGTGGCAATCGACGAGGCTCATTGCGTATCGCAGTGGGGGCATGATTTCCGCCCCGCGTATCTCGCGATCGGGCCCTTCCTGCAAGAACTCGGGCAACGGCCGGTCGTCGCCGCCTTTACCGCCACCGCCACTCCGGAAATCAAACAAGACATCGTGAGACAATTGGGCCTGGCTGATCCCAGGATTTTTGTTACCGGCTTTAACCGCGAGAATTTGCACCTGGCCGTCCGCACGCTGCGCGGCAAGGAGAAACGGCAGTTTATACTGGAGTATGTCACCGCCCGGGCTGAGCAGGCGGGCATCATTTATACCGCCACCCGCAAAGAGACTGAGGAACTCTGCAATTTTCTGAATGAAAACGGTTTGACCGCCGGGAAGTACCATGCCGGAATGGCCGATGCCGAACGTAAACGCAACCAGGAAAACTTCATCTATGACAACCTCCGGCTGATGGTGGCGACCAACGCTTTTGGAATGGGCATCGACAAATCGAATGTCCGCTTTGTCATTCATTACAATATGCCGAAAAACATCGAAGCCTATTACCAGGAAGCGGGCCGGGCCGGCCGTGACGGAGAACCCGCCGAATGCATCCTGCTCTTTGGCGCGCAAGACATCGTACTCCAAAAATTTTTGATCGAACAATCGGTGCCGCATCCGGAACGCCGCAAGTACGAAATGGCAAAACTGCAGTCCATGGTCGAATACTGCCAGACCTCCCGTTGCCTGCGCCATTTTATCCTGAATTATTTCGGGGAATCCGACGCCCCGGAGGAGTGCGGAACCTGTTCGAACTGCGGCAATGAGCGGGAGGTTCAAGATGTCACCGCGGCGGCGCACACCATCCTTTCCTGCCTGATCGATTTGCGGGAGCGTTTTGGAGTCCGGACTCTGGTCGAAGTCCTGAGCGGCTCCCGGGGGAAAAAAGTGCGCGATAATCATTTCGAGCGGTTACCACGGTTTGGGGCGCTGGCCCAGCAGTACCCGCAATCGGAGATTCAGGGACTGGTCGGGTGGCTGGTGACAGAGGGGTATCTGAGGCAGAGTGATGGTCAATACCCGGTTTTAAAACTGACCGATTCAGGGCGAAAGGTTCTCGAAGAGCAAGTGCGCCTGGAGCGCATCGTCCCGAAACAGGTTCCGCTCCAAGCGAACAGCGTCGGGGATGACTCGCTCTTCCAGATCCTGCGCCGCCTGCGCCGGACCATCGCCGAACGGGAGAACCTGCCGCCGTATTTGATCTTCTCCGACAGCACGCTCCGCGAGCTATGCCAGCGCCGGCCGAACACCCGGTCCAAGATGCTGGCCGTGAAAGGCGTGGGCGAGTTCAAATTCAATAAATACGGCGCGGAATTTCTGGAAGCCATCCGCGCTTATCTGAATGAGATCCCACCCGAAGCGGAATGGACTCCAAACCGAGGCGGGGCGGCGGAGACCGCTGCCCCGCCACCGGCCGCACGGGCAGCCGGTGCGCCGAGTCATCTGATTACGTTTGAAATGCACCGGCAAGGTGATGCTATGGACAAAATCGCGCAAGTACGCAACTTGAAACTCCTGACCGTTCAGGAACACTTGCTTCGGTGCGCCGGGGAAGGGATGACGATCGATTGGAGTTGCTTGATCCCTGAGGAATATGAAGCGCTGATTCTCAGCAAAATAGATGAAGTGGGCCCCCGGTATTTACGGCCCATCAAGGAACGGCTGCCGGAAGAGATCGATTACCTCATGATCAAAGCTGTACTATTGAAACACAAGGCCCGCTGGGAAAGCGAGCTTTCCTGA
- a CDS encoding AtpZ/AtpI family protein, with protein sequence MADKKTWRDLALYGSLSLNLGFMVVGGYFLGNLIEKNYRLHNMTATGVLVGLFLGLYEMFAIAYRAGRKK encoded by the coding sequence ATGGCAGATAAAAAAACTTGGCGTGATTTAGCCCTCTACGGGTCGCTAAGCTTGAATCTGGGCTTCATGGTGGTGGGCGGATATTTCTTGGGCAATTTGATCGAAAAAAACTACCGACTGCATAATATGACTGCAACCGGCGTACTCGTCGGTTTATTTTTAGGCTTATATGAAATGTTCGCAATCGCGTATCGGGCGGGCCGAAAAAAATGA
- the upp gene encoding uracil phosphoribosyltransferase: MAVHVIDHPLIQHKLSIIRDVNTGAKEFRELLEEVSMLMAYEFTRNFPLEEVEVETPVATANCKVVSGKKVAIIPILRAGLGMVGGILKLIPTAKVGHIGVYRDPETLQPIEYYCKLPPDLSERELILLDPMLATGGSAVAGIQFLKQRGATQIRMVNLIAAPEGIENVQAKHPDVDIYVAAVDDRLNSHGYIIPGLGDAGDRLFGTK; the protein is encoded by the coding sequence ATGGCTGTTCATGTGATTGATCATCCGCTAATTCAACACAAGCTTTCAATTATCAGGGATGTCAATACCGGCGCCAAGGAATTTCGCGAACTTCTCGAGGAAGTTTCGATGTTGATGGCGTATGAATTCACCCGTAATTTCCCACTGGAAGAGGTGGAAGTGGAGACTCCGGTGGCTACCGCAAACTGCAAGGTGGTTTCCGGAAAAAAGGTGGCCATTATTCCCATCTTAAGAGCCGGACTGGGTATGGTCGGCGGAATTTTAAAATTGATTCCCACTGCCAAAGTTGGTCATATTGGCGTCTATCGCGATCCGGAGACTCTCCAACCTATCGAATATTATTGCAAACTCCCGCCCGATCTTTCGGAGCGGGAACTGATTCTGCTCGATCCGATGTTGGCTACCGGCGGTTCGGCCGTGGCAGGAATTCAATTTCTTAAGCAGCGGGGGGCCACTCAAATCCGGATGGTCAACTTGATCGCCGCGCCTGAAGGGATTGAAAATGTCCAGGCCAAACATCCTGATGTCGATATCTATGTTGCTGCCGTTGACGACCGGCTCAATTCGCACGGCTATATCATACCGGGTTTGGGCGACGCTGGGGATCGGCTGTTTGGAACAAAATAA
- a CDS encoding DUF3108 domain-containing protein yields MYRKLITLFSLLLLFGAASGWGLAAGYQPRAGEQLYYRVVVKSMIHGADQTIKVVSKGTYKNREIVNVQYSMNTIGMVKNLANYSEQETLILDAEGLYPWYLKREVISGEKKTHEEVTFDYAQGIAIRLASRNDEPTVRTELKLTGFVQDGLSLPFFLRKENLKPGHHQVNFYSNGKIEPVTFTLREINQPLKLETGTYQPYLQATNDESKITIILADTAERQPLIIRKLAQFGKVEARLTKVN; encoded by the coding sequence GTGTATCGTAAGTTGATCACGCTCTTCAGCCTACTCCTCCTTTTTGGCGCCGCTTCGGGATGGGGGTTGGCCGCCGGTTACCAACCGCGCGCCGGTGAGCAACTATACTACCGCGTGGTCGTAAAATCGATGATTCATGGCGCCGACCAGACCATCAAAGTGGTTTCGAAAGGGACTTATAAAAACCGGGAGATCGTCAATGTTCAATATAGCATGAACACCATCGGCATGGTGAAAAATCTGGCCAACTATTCCGAACAGGAAACGTTGATCCTGGATGCCGAGGGCTTATATCCCTGGTATCTCAAAAGGGAAGTCATCTCCGGAGAGAAAAAAACGCATGAAGAGGTCACTTTTGATTACGCACAGGGGATTGCCATCCGTTTGGCTTCGCGAAATGACGAGCCGACGGTGCGAACGGAATTGAAGCTGACTGGATTTGTTCAAGATGGGCTCTCCTTGCCCTTCTTTTTGCGAAAGGAGAACTTGAAACCCGGACATCATCAGGTCAATTTTTACTCCAACGGGAAGATTGAACCGGTGACGTTTACGTTGCGTGAGATCAATCAGCCTTTAAAACTGGAAACCGGGACCTATCAGCCCTATCTGCAAGCCACGAATGATGAGAGCAAAATTACGATTATTCTGGCGGATACCGCCGAGCGGCAACCGCTGATCATCCGAAAATTGGCTCAGTTCGGCAAAGTGGAGGCCCGGCTGACCAAGGTAAATTGA
- a CDS encoding low molecular weight protein arginine phosphatase: MSDFMRESRTNSSMIQKVLFICTGNTCRSPMAEAMFRKMILEETASATDTMEVVSAGIATIDGTGASSHAIAVMEAAGIDLRGHRSRQVTPELLNSADLVLTMTRDQKAILIQMFPSAGKRIFTLAEFAGMSEPQAGAEETGPFLGLDIIDPFGLGMDAYRDCADQIKKYLSQVVRLLKTASDNPESVD, translated from the coding sequence ATGAGCGACTTCATGCGGGAAAGTAGGACAAATTCTTCGATGATTCAGAAGGTCTTATTTATTTGTACCGGCAATACTTGCCGCAGCCCTATGGCAGAGGCGATGTTTCGTAAGATGATATTGGAAGAAACCGCTAGCGCAACGGATACCATGGAAGTAGTTTCGGCGGGGATCGCTACCATCGATGGAACCGGCGCTTCCTCCCATGCAATAGCCGTCATGGAAGCGGCGGGTATTGATTTGCGGGGTCATCGTTCTCGCCAGGTCACTCCGGAGTTGTTAAATTCGGCGGATCTGGTCTTGACCATGACTCGTGATCAAAAAGCTATTTTGATCCAGATGTTTCCCTCGGCCGGTAAGCGGATCTTTACCTTGGCCGAATTCGCCGGAATGTCCGAACCTCAAGCCGGGGCGGAGGAGACGGGGCCGTTTTTGGGGTTGGATATTATTGATCCGTTTGGTCTGGGAATGGACGCTTACCGCGACTGCGCCGATCAGATTAAAAAATATTTATCTCAGGTTGTACGCTTGCTTAAAACGGCCTCAGACAATCCGGAATCGGTGGATTGA
- a CDS encoding L-threonylcarbamoyladenylate synthase, which translates to MNTSVIDTQSSFHPESLIAPAETLKKGGLVVFPTETVYGLGAVFNDENALLKIFAVKGRPSDNPLIVHIWDVKQLSSLVSQVSSKAECLTKAFWPGPLTIIFPKRSLVSGVVTAGLDTVAVRMPSHPVAQALLRLTDVPVAAPSANLSGRPSPTKGSHVVEDLFGKVEYIIDAGPCPAGIESTVIKLEPDPVILRPGSVTKEMLEQALGERVAVANPDNQEHPQAPGMKYRHYAPQAPALLFEGDPEKVVAEINHRLDQGKSSERIVVISSSEHLTRYRNEWVLDLGPLESPEVAASRLYDLLRFCDQLAASQILIEGVKPQGVGLAVANRLRKAAGGCIVRVS; encoded by the coding sequence TTGAATACTTCGGTTATAGACACTCAATCATCTTTCCATCCCGAATCACTTATCGCTCCGGCCGAGACATTAAAAAAAGGCGGTTTGGTGGTTTTCCCCACCGAGACCGTTTACGGATTGGGAGCGGTTTTTAATGATGAAAACGCCTTGCTGAAGATTTTTGCCGTGAAGGGCCGGCCGTCAGACAATCCGCTCATCGTCCATATTTGGGACGTCAAGCAGTTATCATCTTTGGTTTCCCAGGTATCCTCCAAAGCCGAATGCCTGACGAAAGCCTTTTGGCCGGGACCTTTAACGATCATCTTTCCAAAGCGTTCTCTGGTCTCGGGGGTGGTTACCGCGGGGCTGGACACGGTCGCGGTCCGCATGCCATCCCATCCGGTGGCCCAAGCTTTGCTGCGATTGACGGATGTGCCGGTCGCCGCGCCCAGCGCCAACCTTTCGGGACGTCCGAGCCCCACCAAGGGCTCTCACGTGGTGGAGGATTTGTTCGGGAAAGTGGAGTATATCATCGATGCCGGCCCCTGTCCGGCCGGGATCGAGTCGACCGTGATCAAGCTGGAGCCCGACCCGGTGATCCTGCGGCCGGGTTCCGTAACCAAAGAGATGCTGGAACAAGCATTGGGAGAAAGGGTGGCCGTGGCGAACCCCGATAACCAGGAACATCCACAAGCACCGGGAATGAAGTACCGCCATTATGCCCCGCAAGCACCGGCCCTTTTATTTGAGGGAGATCCCGAAAAAGTGGTTGCCGAGATCAATCACCGGCTCGATCAAGGAAAATCTTCCGAGCGCATCGTGGTGATCAGTTCTTCCGAGCATCTGACCCGGTACCGGAATGAGTGGGTTTTGGATTTGGGACCGCTGGAGAGCCCGGAGGTTGCAGCGTCCCGATTGTATGATTTGTTGCGTTTTTGCGACCAATTGGCAGCCAGTCAAATTTTGATCGAGGGAGTCAAGCCGCAAGGCGTCGGCTTGGCAGTCGCCAATCGTTTACGAAAAGCCGCAGGGGGGTGCATTGTCCGTGTATCGTAA